In the genome of Streptomyces globosus, one region contains:
- a CDS encoding bifunctional diguanylate cyclase/phosphodiesterase: MKPTDSADPSPDVGGEIPPMRTGRPGVRRARTPDTRPLDTGTGQQGAARRTVLPIAVVGLAAVLLAAGVAAALIDRQALFPGGAVGWALALLTGIIVGHLVALGRDRWWGGTGSGAALTLGVLILYGWLPAGLVSLSVVSLVWAARRHRWRQGLLHGAADILGIGAGALVLAAFGEAPTVESPWTPDTWGLEAAPEVVLVAVAYLLVTRLLLWFALGRRGGGLRTAARTALLRQALVAVALLGIAPLICVVAVAQPVLLPLFAVPLIALDSTLRIARARAEEQLRDPLTGLPNRQWLLERTWSALDEAERLGTRSALVLIDLDRFRAVNDTLGHLAGDRLLLQIAERLHQALPGEAEAARLGGDEFAVLLPVADSATSAQRVARHLVAELSSPLDLDGLTLVLEASAGLAVFPDHALDAEGLLRRADVAMYQAKRDRTGVEVYESKRDSNTPDRLGLLGDLRRALDAGEVELHYQPKVRFDGQVAGLEALVRWVHPERGRVPPDEFIAIAETSGLMPHLTEYVLETALAQVARWRAQGLKVPVAVNVSPRDVHTPGFAGAVAARLARHGVPASGLQLEITEHVLLEDPQRAADTMAGLTGHGVKMSLDDFGTGYSSLVHLRRLPVSELKIDRSFVARLAVDAQDAEIVRCTVDLAHSLGLLVVAEGVEDDETWERLRDLGCDAVQGWLVAAAMPPQEATAWLLARGERGWRRPADITRELSPAPAPAESPAP, translated from the coding sequence ATGAAACCCACCGATAGCGCCGACCCGTCACCTGATGTCGGCGGGGAGATCCCGCCCATGCGGACGGGACGGCCGGGCGTCCGGCGCGCCAGGACGCCCGACACCCGCCCGCTCGACACGGGGACGGGGCAGCAGGGGGCCGCGCGGCGCACCGTGCTGCCGATCGCGGTGGTCGGCCTGGCCGCCGTCCTCCTCGCGGCCGGCGTCGCCGCGGCACTGATCGACCGTCAGGCCCTGTTCCCCGGCGGCGCGGTCGGCTGGGCGCTCGCCCTGCTCACCGGCATCATCGTCGGCCACCTGGTCGCCCTCGGCCGCGACCGCTGGTGGGGCGGCACCGGATCGGGCGCGGCCCTGACCCTCGGCGTGCTCATCCTGTACGGCTGGCTGCCCGCCGGGCTCGTCTCCCTCTCCGTCGTCTCGCTGGTGTGGGCCGCGCGCCGGCACCGCTGGCGGCAGGGGCTGCTGCACGGAGCCGCGGACATCCTCGGCATCGGGGCCGGCGCCCTCGTCCTCGCCGCCTTCGGGGAGGCGCCCACCGTCGAGTCCCCGTGGACACCGGACACCTGGGGCCTGGAGGCCGCGCCCGAGGTGGTCCTGGTCGCCGTCGCCTACCTGCTGGTGACCCGCCTCCTGCTGTGGTTCGCGCTGGGGCGGCGCGGCGGGGGCCTGCGCACCGCCGCCCGCACGGCCCTGCTGCGGCAGGCCTTAGTCGCGGTCGCCCTGCTCGGCATCGCCCCGCTGATCTGCGTCGTCGCCGTCGCCCAGCCCGTCCTGCTGCCGCTGTTCGCCGTGCCGCTGATCGCCCTGGACTCCACCCTGCGGATCGCCCGCGCCCGCGCCGAGGAGCAGCTGCGCGACCCGCTGACCGGGCTGCCCAACCGGCAGTGGCTGCTGGAGCGCACCTGGTCCGCCCTGGACGAGGCTGAACGTTTGGGCACCCGCTCGGCCCTCGTGCTGATCGACCTGGACCGCTTCCGCGCCGTCAACGACACCCTCGGCCACCTTGCCGGGGACCGCCTGCTGCTCCAGATCGCCGAGCGGCTCCACCAGGCCCTGCCCGGGGAGGCGGAGGCCGCCCGGCTCGGCGGCGACGAGTTCGCCGTCCTCCTGCCCGTCGCCGACTCCGCCACCAGCGCCCAGCGCGTCGCCCGGCACCTCGTCGCCGAGCTCAGCTCCCCCCTGGACCTGGACGGCCTCACCCTCGTCCTGGAGGCCAGTGCCGGCCTCGCCGTCTTCCCCGACCACGCACTCGACGCCGAGGGGCTGCTGCGGCGCGCCGACGTGGCCATGTACCAGGCCAAGCGGGACCGCACCGGGGTGGAGGTGTACGAGTCCAAGCGGGACAGCAACACGCCCGACCGCCTCGGCCTCCTCGGCGACCTGCGCCGCGCCCTCGACGCGGGCGAGGTCGAGCTGCACTACCAGCCGAAGGTCCGCTTCGACGGCCAGGTGGCCGGCCTGGAGGCGCTGGTGCGCTGGGTGCACCCGGAGCGCGGGCGGGTCCCTCCCGACGAGTTCATCGCGATCGCCGAGACCTCCGGGCTGATGCCCCACCTGACCGAGTACGTCCTGGAGACCGCCCTGGCCCAGGTGGCCCGCTGGCGCGCGCAGGGCCTGAAGGTCCCGGTCGCCGTCAACGTCTCGCCGCGCGACGTCCACACCCCCGGCTTCGCGGGCGCCGTCGCGGCCCGCCTCGCCCGGCACGGCGTCCCCGCGAGCGGCCTGCAGCTGGAGATAACGGAACACGTCCTGCTGGAGGACCCGCAGCGGGCCGCCGACACGATGGCCGGCCTGACCGGCCACGGCGTGAAGATGTCGCTGGACGACTTCGGCACCGGCTACTCCTCGCTCGTCCACCTGCGCCGGCTGCCGGTCAGCGAGCTGAAGATCGACCGCTCGTTCGTGGCGCGGCTCGCGGTCGACGCGCAGGACGCGGAGATCGTCCGCTGCACCGTCGACCTGGCGCACTCGCTCGGCCTGCTCGTCGTCGCCGAGGGCGTCGAGGACGACGAGACCTGGGAGCGGCTGCGGGACCTCGGCTGCGACGCCGTCCAGGGGTGGCTGGTCGCGGCCGCCATGCCGCCCCAGGAGGCCACCGCCTGGCTGCTGGCCCGCGGCGAGCGCGGCTGGCGCCGACCGGCGGACATCACCCGCGAGCTCTCGCCGGCCCCCGCGCCCGCGGAGTCGCCGGCGCCGTAG
- the gatC gene encoding Asp-tRNA(Asn)/Glu-tRNA(Gln) amidotransferase subunit GatC, with amino-acid sequence MPGISREEVAHLARLARMELSGEELDHFAGQLDDIIGAVARVSEVADQDVPPTSHPLPLTNVMRADEVRPSLTPAQALSGAPAQEQQRFKVPQILGED; translated from the coding sequence ATGCCTGGCATTTCGCGCGAGGAGGTCGCCCACCTCGCTCGGCTGGCGCGTATGGAACTGTCCGGTGAAGAGCTCGATCACTTCGCCGGACAGCTCGACGACATCATCGGCGCGGTCGCCCGCGTGTCCGAGGTCGCCGACCAAGACGTACCGCCGACCTCCCACCCGCTGCCGCTGACGAACGTCATGCGCGCGGACGAGGTCCGACCGTCGCTCACCCCCGCGCAGGCGCTCTCCGGCGCCCCCGCCCAGGAGCAGCAGCGTTTCAAGGTGCCGCAGATCCTGGGGGAGGACTAA
- the gatA gene encoding Asp-tRNA(Asn)/Glu-tRNA(Gln) amidotransferase subunit GatA has product MADTHIIKLTAAQTAEKIASGELTAVEVTEAHLARIEATDEKVHAFLHVDREGALAQARAVDAKRERGEELGPLAGVPLALKDIFTTAGVPTTVGSKILEGWIPPYDATLTRKLKEAGVVILGKTNMDEFAMGSSTENSAYGPTGNPWDLTRIPGGSGGGSAAALAAYQAPLAIGTDTGGSIRQPAAVTGTVGVKPTYGAVSRYGMVAFSSSLDQGGPCARTVLDAALLHEVIAGHDPLDSTSIDAPVPPVVEAARNGSVAGMRVGVVKQFRGEGYQAGVVQRFEESVELLRELGAEIVELDCPSFDLAMAAYYLIAPSECSSNLARFDAMRYGLRVGDDGTKSAEEVTALTRDAGFGDEVKRRVILGTYALSSGYYDAYYGSAQKVRTLITRDFEKSFEQVDVIVSPTTPTTAFAIGERTDDPLAMYLADLCTIPTNLAGNAAMSLPCGLAPEDGLPVGLQIIAPAMKDDRLYKVGAAVEAAFTERWGHPLLEEAPSL; this is encoded by the coding sequence ATGGCTGACACGCACATCATCAAGCTCACGGCCGCCCAGACCGCCGAGAAGATCGCCTCCGGCGAGCTGACGGCCGTCGAGGTCACCGAGGCCCACCTGGCCCGCATCGAGGCGACCGACGAGAAGGTCCACGCCTTCCTCCACGTCGACCGCGAGGGCGCCCTCGCGCAGGCCCGCGCCGTCGACGCGAAGCGCGAGCGCGGCGAGGAGCTCGGCCCGCTGGCCGGCGTCCCGCTCGCCCTCAAGGACATCTTCACCACCGCCGGGGTCCCGACCACGGTCGGCTCGAAGATCCTCGAAGGCTGGATCCCGCCGTACGACGCCACCCTGACGCGCAAGCTGAAGGAAGCCGGCGTCGTCATCCTCGGCAAGACCAACATGGACGAGTTCGCCATGGGCTCCTCCACCGAGAACAGCGCCTACGGCCCCACCGGCAACCCCTGGGACCTCACCCGCATCCCCGGCGGCTCCGGCGGCGGCTCCGCGGCCGCGCTGGCCGCCTACCAGGCGCCCCTCGCCATCGGCACGGACACCGGCGGCTCCATCCGCCAGCCCGCCGCCGTCACCGGCACCGTCGGCGTGAAGCCCACGTACGGCGCGGTCTCCCGCTACGGCATGGTCGCCTTCTCCTCCTCCCTCGACCAGGGCGGCCCGTGCGCCCGCACGGTCCTGGACGCGGCCCTGCTGCACGAGGTGATCGCCGGGCACGACCCGCTGGACTCCACCTCCATCGACGCGCCGGTCCCGCCGGTCGTCGAGGCCGCCCGCAACGGCTCCGTGGCCGGCATGCGCGTCGGCGTCGTCAAGCAGTTCCGCGGCGAGGGCTACCAGGCCGGCGTCGTGCAGCGCTTCGAGGAGTCCGTCGAGCTGCTGCGGGAGCTCGGCGCCGAGATCGTCGAGCTGGACTGCCCGTCCTTCGACCTCGCGATGGCCGCGTACTACCTGATCGCGCCGTCCGAGTGCTCCTCCAACCTGGCCCGCTTCGACGCCATGCGCTACGGCCTGCGCGTCGGCGACGACGGCACGAAGTCCGCCGAGGAGGTCACCGCGCTGACCCGCGACGCCGGCTTCGGCGACGAGGTCAAGCGCCGCGTCATCCTCGGCACGTACGCGCTGAGCTCCGGCTACTACGACGCGTACTACGGCTCCGCCCAGAAGGTCCGCACGCTGATCACCCGGGACTTCGAGAAGTCCTTCGAGCAGGTCGACGTGATCGTCTCCCCGACGACCCCGACCACCGCCTTCGCGATCGGCGAGCGCACCGACGACCCGCTGGCGATGTACCTCGCCGACCTGTGCACCATCCCGACCAACCTGGCCGGCAACGCCGCCATGTCGCTGCCCTGCGGCCTGGCGCCGGAGGACGGCCTCCCGGTCGGGCTGCAGATCATCGCCCCGGCGATGAAGGACGACCGCCTGTACAAGGTCGGTGCCGCCGTCGAGGCCGCCTTCACCGAGCGCTGGGGCCACCCGCTGCTTGAGGAGGCTCCGTCGCTGTGA